A genomic segment from Natator depressus isolate rNatDep1 chromosome 19, rNatDep2.hap1, whole genome shotgun sequence encodes:
- the TENT5B gene encoding terminal nucleotidyltransferase 5B codes for MLSAGAPGAGGSERPGGRFSVLSWEQVQRLDQILGEAVPIHGRGNFPTLSVRPRRIVQVVRSRLEKKRIAVHNVRLNGSAASHVLHQDSGLGYKDLDLIFCVDLKSEDSFQLVKDVVMDCLLDFLPEGVNKDKITPMTLKEAYVQKLVKVCNETDRWSLISLSNNSGKNVELKFVDSLRRQFEFSVDSFQIILDSLLLFRECSENPMSENFHPTITGESMYGDFGEAMDHLRNRIIATRNPEEIRGGGLLKYCNLLVRGFKPKSDVDMKALQRYMCSRFFIDFSDIGEQQRKLECYLQSHFVGMESKRYDCLMTLHRVVNESTVCLMGHERRQTLNLIAMLAVRVLAEQNIIPTVTNVTCYYQPAPYVSEINFNYYVTHVQPLLPCSHSYPTWLPCN; via the exons ATGCTGTCAGCGGGGGCGCCCGGGGCTGGCGGCTCGGAGCGGCCCGGCGGCCGGTTCAGCGTGCTGAGCTGGGAGCAGGTGCAGCGGCTGGACCAGATCCTGGGCGAGGCTGTCCCCATCCACGGCCGGGGCAACTTCCCCACCCTGTCCGTGCGGCCCCGCAGGATCGTGCAG GTGGTCCGCAGCCGTCTGGAAAAGAAGAGAATTGCAGTCCATAATGTAAGGTTGAATGGCTCAGCAGCTAGCCATGTCCTACATCAAGATAGTGGCCTGGGGTACAAAGACCTGGACCTCATTTTTTGTGTGGATCTGAAGAGTGAGGATTCTTTCCAGCTAGTTAAAGATGTGGTCATGGACTGTCTCCTGGACTTCCTCCCAGAAGGAGTAAACAAAGACAAGATCACCCCCATGACTCTGAAGGAGGCATATGTGCAGAAGCTAGTGAAAGTATGTAATGAAACAGACCGCTGGAGCCTTATATCACTGTCCAATAACAGTGGGAAAAATGTGGAACTCAAATTTGTGGACTCTCTCAGACGGCAGTTTGAGTTCAGTGTGGACTCCTTCCAGATTATATTGGATTCTCTGTTACTATTCAGAGAGTGCTCGGAGAACCCCATGTCTGAGAACTTCCACCCCACAATCACTGGGGAAAGCATGTATGGGGACTTTGGGGAGGCAATGGACCATCTCAGGAACCGAATCATTGCCACCAGGAACCCAGAAGAAATCAGAGGTGGTGGGCTTCTGAAGTACTGCAATCTCCTGGTGAGGGGGTTTAAGCCCAAGTCAGATGTAGATATGAAGGCGTTACAGAGATACATGTGCTCCAGGTTTTTCATAGACTTTTCTGACATTGGAGAACAGCAGCGGAAGCTCGAGTGTTACCTTCAGAGCCACTTTGTTGGGATGGAGAGCAAAAGATATGACTGCCTGATGACCCTACACCGGGTGGTGAATGAAAGTACAGTGTGCCTGATGGGACACGAAAGGAGGCAAACTCTGAACCTCATTGCCATGCTGGCTGTGAGGGTGCTGGCTGAGCAGAACATCATCCCAACAGTAACCAATGTGACCTGCTACTATCAGCCAGCACCATATGTCAGCGAAATAAACTTCAACTACTATGTCACCCATGTGCAGCCCCTTCTGCCTTGCAGTCACTCCTACCCAACATGGCTTCCTTGTAACTGA